Proteins from one Neodiprion fabricii isolate iyNeoFabr1 chromosome 5, iyNeoFabr1.1, whole genome shotgun sequence genomic window:
- the LOC124183500 gene encoding membrane-associated guanylate kinase, WW and PDZ domain-containing protein 2-like isoform X6, which translates to MLGRKHEMAAQSNTALSNDGFDCGSCSDKEVQKIGNANGSIHLVPPSYLYNTGSGQTTRDLDQEHSNQDRASEDELGPLPSNWEKAYTDTGEVYFIDHNSGTSHWLDPRLSKFQKRSLEECLDDELPYGWEKIDDTLYGTYFIDHVNRRTQYENPVLQAKRAQQGVTDCKSSVFTRNPDKLKGLRIRSTLLKGTRGLGFTIVGGDDTIEEFLQIKSVVPNGPAWIDGKLQTGDVLVYVNETCVLGYTHNEMVNVFKSISSGETVTIEVCRGYPLPFDPNDPNTEVVTTIAVNAPDVPIEDPTLYMDINPSMHSNDRFNYVDGNLLPVHKISNSENLATTSVNSMPDLCISDKVTTIKRPNSTDILLGESVNEDNGDEYMVGRDVQQENNEGDEEVGEDESRPYKERQQPPVTPAKPEFLSILIVKGTMGFGFTIADSAHGQKVKKILDRQRCKNLMEGDILVDINVTNVRNMCHSEVVQVLKDCPRNKEALIHVQRTHRIKDKKDRNSAELFRSKTPTADLYSTLSKTILPSRPKTPLVDTRTTGHRPKTPTTASTEIDNLGWSTETRVDSNSINGHRYRYADLSEPVNYKDTLYRGNLTMHLPETFAALAKLDDEPGRSSDKPCWGATKEDSQIDKGGSRTDVYSVDIPRLDGSLHKQNGGRIVEYNYEEPYLVQSQRQYTEQQFDYHPYGIGQEQNVDTGEIWEKRKETTSFEHEQPHSGPLARYHQQYGSELLCPVTPGIEWVEMLVTLVRQNTGFGFRIVGGTEEGSQQVSVGHIVPGGAADLDNRLITGDLIMSVDGESVMNSSHHHVVQLMIAAAQNGRVTLGIRRRINVQETLHMSYDRHQNVQYPYDITVSRLENEGFGFVIISSLNKAGSTIGRIIEESPAERCGQLNVGDHILAVNHVDITNVCHKDIVNLIKDSGYSVTLTIGYPLDDCCSTMSLSQKMPCHTVNVS; encoded by the exons ATGCTAGGTAGAAAACACGAGATGGCTGCCCAAAGCAACACAGCTCTTTCCAACGATGGTTTTGACTGCG GCAGTTGTAGCGACAaagaagttcaaaaaattGGGAATGCAAATGGTTCGATTCATCTGGTACCTCCAAGTTATCTCTATAATACAGGATCTGGCCAGACTACAAGGGATCTAGACCAAGAGCATAGCAACCAAGATCGTGCATCTGAGGATGAATTAGGACCCCTTCCATCCAATTGGGAGAAAGCCTACACTGACACTGGAGAAGTATATTTTATCGA TCATAACAGCGGCACGTCGCACTGGCTTGATCCAAGGTtgtccaaatttcaaaaacgttCCCTAGAAGAATGTTTGGATGACGAGCTACCTTATGGGTGGGAAAAAATAGATGATACTTTGTACGGAACCTACTTTATCGACCATGTGAATCGGCGAACCCAATACGAGAACCCAGTACTCCAAGCCAAACGGGCTCAGCAGGGCGTGACAGACTGTAAAAGTTCAGTATTCACTAGAAACCCTGATAAATTAAAGGGGCTAAGAATACGTAGTACGCTGCTGAAAGGTACCAGAGGACTGGGTTTCACTATTGTCGGTGGAGATGACACTATTGAAGAATTCCTTCAGATAAAAAGTGTCGTGCCAAACGGACCAGCCTGGATAGATGGAAAGCTGCAGACTG GCGATGTTCTTGTTTATGTTAATGAAACCTGTGTTCTTGGATATACTCACAACGAAATGGTAAACGTGTTCAAATCTATTTCGAGTGGGGAGACTGTCACTATCGAGGTATGCCGTGGCTACCCACTGCCCTTTGATCCAAACGATCCCAATACTGAAGTGGTGACCACAATAGCAGTCAATGCTCCAG ATGTACCGATTGAGGATCCAACACTTTACATGGACATTAATCCTAGTATGCATTCTAATGATCGTTTCAACTATGTCGACGGAAACCTGTTACCAGTACATAAGATATCGAACAGTGAAAATCTGGCAACCACATCCGTCAATTCTATGCCTGATCTCTGTATTTCTGATAAAGTTACAACCATAAAGCGGCCAAATAGTACAGACATACTACTGGGAGAAAGTGTGAATGAGGACAATGGCGATGAATATATGGTGGGACGAGATGTACAGCAGGAAAATAATGAGGGGGATGAAGAAGTCGGAGAAGACGAATCTAGACCTTACAAGGAACGACAACAGCCTCCGGTAACACCTGCCAAGCCCGAGTTTCTTAGCATATTGATTGTAAAAGGTACAATGGGGTTTGGTTTCACGATAGCAGACTCGGCACATGGacagaaagtgaaaaagatCTTGGACCGGCAGcgctgtaaaaatttgatggaAGGTGATATATTGGTTGATATAAATGTGACAAATGTAAGAAACATGTGCCATTCAGAGGTTGTGCAAGTGCTCAAGGATTGCCCAAGGAACAAAGAAGCCCTTATCCATGTCCAGAGAACCCACAGGATTAAGGATAAGAAGGACAGAAATTCGGCAGAACTATTCAGGAGCAAAACACCGACTGCTGACCTCTATAGTACGCTATCAAAGACCATTCTGCCAAGTAGGCCAAAGACTCCGTTAGTTGATACAAGAACGACGGGGCATAGGCCAAAGACTCCCACCACTGCCAGCACCGAAATAGACAACTTGGGCTGGTCCACCGAAACTCGGGTGGATTCCAATTCCATAAATGGTCACCGTTATAGATACGCAGACTTAAGTGAGCCTGTGAACTACAAGGACACGCTGTACAGGGGGAATTTAACCATGCACTTGCCCGAGACCTTTGCTGCTCTTGCCAAATTGGATGATGAACCAGGTAGAAGTTCGGACAAGCCATGTTGGGGCGCCACGAAAGAGGATAGCCAAATTGACAAAGGTGGATCAAGGACTGATGTATACTCTGTCGATATTCCTCGTCTCGATGGATCACTGCACAAGCAGAATGGTGGACGAATTGTAGAATACAATTACGAAGAGCCGTACCTGGTGCAATCGCAACGACAATACACAGAACAACAGTTCGATTACCATCCCTATGGCATTGGCCAAGAACAAAATGTTGACACTGGCGAGATTTGGGAAAAGCGTAAGGAGACAACGAGCTTTGAGCACGAACAACCACACTCGGGTCCCCTTGCCAG gTACCACCAGCAATACGGGAGTGAATTACTTTGCCCTGTAACACCAGGTATCGAATGGGTCGAAATGCTGGTTACACTCGTGCGACAAAATACTGGATTTGGTTTTCGAATAGTCGGGGGTACAGAGGAAGGATCACAG CAGGTTTCGGTTGGACATATCGTCCCAGGTGGAGCTGCTGACCTGGACAATCGATTGATAACAGGTGACTTGATAATGTCAGTAGACGGGGAGAGTGTAATGAATTCTTCGCATCATCACGTTGTTCAACTCATGATAGCGGCAGCGCAGAATGGCCGAGTAACACTAGGTATTCGACGTCGCATCAACGTTCAGGAGACCCTCCATATGTCCTATGATCGTCACCAAAATGTACAATATCCATACGACATAACTGTGTCGCGCCTGGAGAACGAGGGTTTTGGATTCGTTATTATATCCTCACTGAACAAGGCTGGGTCGACAATTGGAAGGATTATTGAAGAATCACCCGCGGAAAGATGCGGCCAATTGAATGTTGGGGATCACATTCTAGCAGTTAATCATGTCGACATCACTAACGTATGCCATAAGGACATAGTCAATCTGATAAAAGACTCGGGTTACTCTGTGACACTGACAATAGGTTATCCCTTGGATGATTGTTGCAGTACTATGTCGTTATCACAAAAA ATGCCATGTCATACCGTAAATGTCTCTTGA
- the LOC124183500 gene encoding membrane-associated guanylate kinase, WW and PDZ domain-containing protein 2-like isoform X7 yields MLGRKHEMAAQSNTALSNDGFDCGSCSDKEVQKIGNANGSIHLVPPSYLYNTGSGQTTRDLDQEHSNQDRASEDELGPLPSNWEKAYTDTGEVYFIDHNSGTSHWLDPRLSKFQKRSLEECLDDELPYGWEKIDDTLYGTYFIDHVNRRTQYENPVLQAKRAQQGVTDCKSSVFTRNPDKLKGLRIRSTLLKGTRGLGFTIVGGDDTIEEFLQIKSVVPNGPAWIDGKLQTGDVLVYVNETCVLGYTHNEMVNVFKSISSGETVTIEVCRGYPLPFDPNDPNTEVVTTIAVNAPDVPIEDPTLYMDINPSMHSNDRFNYVDGNLLPVHKISNSENLATTSVNSMPDLCISDKVTTIKRPNSTDILLGESVNEDNGDEYMVGRDVQQENNEGDEEVGEDESRPYKERQQPPVTPAKPEFLSILIVKGTMGFGFTIADSAHGQKVKKILDRQRCKNLMEGDILVDINVTNVRNMCHSEVVQVLKDCPRNKEALIHVQRTHRIKDKKDRNSAELFRSKTPTADLYSTLSKTILPSRPKTPLVDTRTTGHRPKTPTTASTEIDNLGWSTETRVDSNSINGHRYRYADLSEPVNYKDTLYRGNLTMHLPETFAALAKLDDEPGRSSDKPCWGATKEDSQIDKGGSRTDVYSVDIPRLDGSLHKQNGGRIVEYNYEEPYLVQSQRQYTEQQFDYHPYGIGQEQNVDTGEIWEKRKETTSFEHEQPHSGPLARYHQQYGSELLCPVTPGIEWVEMLVTLVRQNTGFGFRIVGGTEEGSQQVSVGHIVPGGAADLDNRLITGDLIMSVDGESVMNSSHHHVVQLMIAAAQNGRVTLGIRRRINVQETLHMSYDRHQNVQYPYDITVSRLENEGFGFVIISSLNKAGSTIGRIIEESPAERCGQLNVGDHILAVNHVDITNVCHKDIVNLIKDSGYSVTLTIGYPLDDCCSTMSLSQKISANVCIII; encoded by the exons ATGCTAGGTAGAAAACACGAGATGGCTGCCCAAAGCAACACAGCTCTTTCCAACGATGGTTTTGACTGCG GCAGTTGTAGCGACAaagaagttcaaaaaattGGGAATGCAAATGGTTCGATTCATCTGGTACCTCCAAGTTATCTCTATAATACAGGATCTGGCCAGACTACAAGGGATCTAGACCAAGAGCATAGCAACCAAGATCGTGCATCTGAGGATGAATTAGGACCCCTTCCATCCAATTGGGAGAAAGCCTACACTGACACTGGAGAAGTATATTTTATCGA TCATAACAGCGGCACGTCGCACTGGCTTGATCCAAGGTtgtccaaatttcaaaaacgttCCCTAGAAGAATGTTTGGATGACGAGCTACCTTATGGGTGGGAAAAAATAGATGATACTTTGTACGGAACCTACTTTATCGACCATGTGAATCGGCGAACCCAATACGAGAACCCAGTACTCCAAGCCAAACGGGCTCAGCAGGGCGTGACAGACTGTAAAAGTTCAGTATTCACTAGAAACCCTGATAAATTAAAGGGGCTAAGAATACGTAGTACGCTGCTGAAAGGTACCAGAGGACTGGGTTTCACTATTGTCGGTGGAGATGACACTATTGAAGAATTCCTTCAGATAAAAAGTGTCGTGCCAAACGGACCAGCCTGGATAGATGGAAAGCTGCAGACTG GCGATGTTCTTGTTTATGTTAATGAAACCTGTGTTCTTGGATATACTCACAACGAAATGGTAAACGTGTTCAAATCTATTTCGAGTGGGGAGACTGTCACTATCGAGGTATGCCGTGGCTACCCACTGCCCTTTGATCCAAACGATCCCAATACTGAAGTGGTGACCACAATAGCAGTCAATGCTCCAG ATGTACCGATTGAGGATCCAACACTTTACATGGACATTAATCCTAGTATGCATTCTAATGATCGTTTCAACTATGTCGACGGAAACCTGTTACCAGTACATAAGATATCGAACAGTGAAAATCTGGCAACCACATCCGTCAATTCTATGCCTGATCTCTGTATTTCTGATAAAGTTACAACCATAAAGCGGCCAAATAGTACAGACATACTACTGGGAGAAAGTGTGAATGAGGACAATGGCGATGAATATATGGTGGGACGAGATGTACAGCAGGAAAATAATGAGGGGGATGAAGAAGTCGGAGAAGACGAATCTAGACCTTACAAGGAACGACAACAGCCTCCGGTAACACCTGCCAAGCCCGAGTTTCTTAGCATATTGATTGTAAAAGGTACAATGGGGTTTGGTTTCACGATAGCAGACTCGGCACATGGacagaaagtgaaaaagatCTTGGACCGGCAGcgctgtaaaaatttgatggaAGGTGATATATTGGTTGATATAAATGTGACAAATGTAAGAAACATGTGCCATTCAGAGGTTGTGCAAGTGCTCAAGGATTGCCCAAGGAACAAAGAAGCCCTTATCCATGTCCAGAGAACCCACAGGATTAAGGATAAGAAGGACAGAAATTCGGCAGAACTATTCAGGAGCAAAACACCGACTGCTGACCTCTATAGTACGCTATCAAAGACCATTCTGCCAAGTAGGCCAAAGACTCCGTTAGTTGATACAAGAACGACGGGGCATAGGCCAAAGACTCCCACCACTGCCAGCACCGAAATAGACAACTTGGGCTGGTCCACCGAAACTCGGGTGGATTCCAATTCCATAAATGGTCACCGTTATAGATACGCAGACTTAAGTGAGCCTGTGAACTACAAGGACACGCTGTACAGGGGGAATTTAACCATGCACTTGCCCGAGACCTTTGCTGCTCTTGCCAAATTGGATGATGAACCAGGTAGAAGTTCGGACAAGCCATGTTGGGGCGCCACGAAAGAGGATAGCCAAATTGACAAAGGTGGATCAAGGACTGATGTATACTCTGTCGATATTCCTCGTCTCGATGGATCACTGCACAAGCAGAATGGTGGACGAATTGTAGAATACAATTACGAAGAGCCGTACCTGGTGCAATCGCAACGACAATACACAGAACAACAGTTCGATTACCATCCCTATGGCATTGGCCAAGAACAAAATGTTGACACTGGCGAGATTTGGGAAAAGCGTAAGGAGACAACGAGCTTTGAGCACGAACAACCACACTCGGGTCCCCTTGCCAG gTACCACCAGCAATACGGGAGTGAATTACTTTGCCCTGTAACACCAGGTATCGAATGGGTCGAAATGCTGGTTACACTCGTGCGACAAAATACTGGATTTGGTTTTCGAATAGTCGGGGGTACAGAGGAAGGATCACAG CAGGTTTCGGTTGGACATATCGTCCCAGGTGGAGCTGCTGACCTGGACAATCGATTGATAACAGGTGACTTGATAATGTCAGTAGACGGGGAGAGTGTAATGAATTCTTCGCATCATCACGTTGTTCAACTCATGATAGCGGCAGCGCAGAATGGCCGAGTAACACTAGGTATTCGACGTCGCATCAACGTTCAGGAGACCCTCCATATGTCCTATGATCGTCACCAAAATGTACAATATCCATACGACATAACTGTGTCGCGCCTGGAGAACGAGGGTTTTGGATTCGTTATTATATCCTCACTGAACAAGGCTGGGTCGACAATTGGAAGGATTATTGAAGAATCACCCGCGGAAAGATGCGGCCAATTGAATGTTGGGGATCACATTCTAGCAGTTAATCATGTCGACATCACTAACGTATGCCATAAGGACATAGTCAATCTGATAAAAGACTCGGGTTACTCTGTGACACTGACAATAGGTTATCCCTTGGATGATTGTTGCAGTACTATGTCGTTATCACAAAAA ATTTCGGCTAAtgtgtgtattattatatga
- the LOC124183500 gene encoding membrane-associated guanylate kinase, WW and PDZ domain-containing protein 2-like isoform X5, which produces MLGRKHEMAAQSNTALSNDGFDCGSCSDKEVQKIGNANGSIHLVPPSYLYNTGSGQTTRDLDQEHSNQDRASEDELGPLPSNWEKAYTDTGEVYFIDHNSGTSHWLDPRLSKFQKRSLEECLDDELPYGWEKIDDTLYGTYFIDHVNRRTQYENPVLQAKRAQQGVTDCKSSVFTRNPDKLKGLRIRSTLLKGTRGLGFTIVGGDDTIEEFLQIKSVVPNGPAWIDGKLQTGDVLVYVNETCVLGYTHNEMVNVFKSISSGETVTIEVCRGYPLPFDPNDPNTEVVTTIAVNAPDVPIEDPTLYMDINPSMHSNDRFNYVDGNLLPVHKISNSENLATTSVNSMPDLCISDKVTTIKRPNSTDILLGESVNEDNGDEYMVGRDVQQENNEGDEEVGEDESRPYKERQQPPVTPAKPEFLSILIVKGTMGFGFTIADSAHGQKVKKILDRQRCKNLMEGDILVDINVTNVRNMCHSEVVQVLKDCPRNKEALIHVQRTHRIKDKKDRNSAELFRSKTPTADLYSTLSKTILPSRPKTPLVDTRTTGHRPKTPTTASTEIDNLGWSTETRVDSNSINGHRYRYADLSEPVNYKDTLYRGNLTMHLPETFAALAKLDDEPGRSSDKPCWGATKEDSQIDKGGSRTDVYSVDIPRLDGSLHKQNGGRIVEYNYEEPYLVQSQRQYTEQQFDYHPYGIGQEQNVDTGEIWEKRKETTSFEHEQPHSGPLARYHQQYGSELLCPVTPGIEWVEMLVTLVRQNTGFGFRIVGGTEEGSQQVSVGHIVPGGAADLDNRLITGDLIMSVDGESVMNSSHHHVVQLMIAAAQNGRVTLGIRRRINVQETLHMSYDRHQNVQYPYDITVSRLENEGFGFVIISSLNKAGSTIGRIIEESPAERCGQLNVGDHILAVNHVDITNVCHKDIVNLIKDSGYSVTLTIGYPLDDCCSTMSLSQKKISANVCIII; this is translated from the exons ATGCTAGGTAGAAAACACGAGATGGCTGCCCAAAGCAACACAGCTCTTTCCAACGATGGTTTTGACTGCG GCAGTTGTAGCGACAaagaagttcaaaaaattGGGAATGCAAATGGTTCGATTCATCTGGTACCTCCAAGTTATCTCTATAATACAGGATCTGGCCAGACTACAAGGGATCTAGACCAAGAGCATAGCAACCAAGATCGTGCATCTGAGGATGAATTAGGACCCCTTCCATCCAATTGGGAGAAAGCCTACACTGACACTGGAGAAGTATATTTTATCGA TCATAACAGCGGCACGTCGCACTGGCTTGATCCAAGGTtgtccaaatttcaaaaacgttCCCTAGAAGAATGTTTGGATGACGAGCTACCTTATGGGTGGGAAAAAATAGATGATACTTTGTACGGAACCTACTTTATCGACCATGTGAATCGGCGAACCCAATACGAGAACCCAGTACTCCAAGCCAAACGGGCTCAGCAGGGCGTGACAGACTGTAAAAGTTCAGTATTCACTAGAAACCCTGATAAATTAAAGGGGCTAAGAATACGTAGTACGCTGCTGAAAGGTACCAGAGGACTGGGTTTCACTATTGTCGGTGGAGATGACACTATTGAAGAATTCCTTCAGATAAAAAGTGTCGTGCCAAACGGACCAGCCTGGATAGATGGAAAGCTGCAGACTG GCGATGTTCTTGTTTATGTTAATGAAACCTGTGTTCTTGGATATACTCACAACGAAATGGTAAACGTGTTCAAATCTATTTCGAGTGGGGAGACTGTCACTATCGAGGTATGCCGTGGCTACCCACTGCCCTTTGATCCAAACGATCCCAATACTGAAGTGGTGACCACAATAGCAGTCAATGCTCCAG ATGTACCGATTGAGGATCCAACACTTTACATGGACATTAATCCTAGTATGCATTCTAATGATCGTTTCAACTATGTCGACGGAAACCTGTTACCAGTACATAAGATATCGAACAGTGAAAATCTGGCAACCACATCCGTCAATTCTATGCCTGATCTCTGTATTTCTGATAAAGTTACAACCATAAAGCGGCCAAATAGTACAGACATACTACTGGGAGAAAGTGTGAATGAGGACAATGGCGATGAATATATGGTGGGACGAGATGTACAGCAGGAAAATAATGAGGGGGATGAAGAAGTCGGAGAAGACGAATCTAGACCTTACAAGGAACGACAACAGCCTCCGGTAACACCTGCCAAGCCCGAGTTTCTTAGCATATTGATTGTAAAAGGTACAATGGGGTTTGGTTTCACGATAGCAGACTCGGCACATGGacagaaagtgaaaaagatCTTGGACCGGCAGcgctgtaaaaatttgatggaAGGTGATATATTGGTTGATATAAATGTGACAAATGTAAGAAACATGTGCCATTCAGAGGTTGTGCAAGTGCTCAAGGATTGCCCAAGGAACAAAGAAGCCCTTATCCATGTCCAGAGAACCCACAGGATTAAGGATAAGAAGGACAGAAATTCGGCAGAACTATTCAGGAGCAAAACACCGACTGCTGACCTCTATAGTACGCTATCAAAGACCATTCTGCCAAGTAGGCCAAAGACTCCGTTAGTTGATACAAGAACGACGGGGCATAGGCCAAAGACTCCCACCACTGCCAGCACCGAAATAGACAACTTGGGCTGGTCCACCGAAACTCGGGTGGATTCCAATTCCATAAATGGTCACCGTTATAGATACGCAGACTTAAGTGAGCCTGTGAACTACAAGGACACGCTGTACAGGGGGAATTTAACCATGCACTTGCCCGAGACCTTTGCTGCTCTTGCCAAATTGGATGATGAACCAGGTAGAAGTTCGGACAAGCCATGTTGGGGCGCCACGAAAGAGGATAGCCAAATTGACAAAGGTGGATCAAGGACTGATGTATACTCTGTCGATATTCCTCGTCTCGATGGATCACTGCACAAGCAGAATGGTGGACGAATTGTAGAATACAATTACGAAGAGCCGTACCTGGTGCAATCGCAACGACAATACACAGAACAACAGTTCGATTACCATCCCTATGGCATTGGCCAAGAACAAAATGTTGACACTGGCGAGATTTGGGAAAAGCGTAAGGAGACAACGAGCTTTGAGCACGAACAACCACACTCGGGTCCCCTTGCCAG gTACCACCAGCAATACGGGAGTGAATTACTTTGCCCTGTAACACCAGGTATCGAATGGGTCGAAATGCTGGTTACACTCGTGCGACAAAATACTGGATTTGGTTTTCGAATAGTCGGGGGTACAGAGGAAGGATCACAG CAGGTTTCGGTTGGACATATCGTCCCAGGTGGAGCTGCTGACCTGGACAATCGATTGATAACAGGTGACTTGATAATGTCAGTAGACGGGGAGAGTGTAATGAATTCTTCGCATCATCACGTTGTTCAACTCATGATAGCGGCAGCGCAGAATGGCCGAGTAACACTAGGTATTCGACGTCGCATCAACGTTCAGGAGACCCTCCATATGTCCTATGATCGTCACCAAAATGTACAATATCCATACGACATAACTGTGTCGCGCCTGGAGAACGAGGGTTTTGGATTCGTTATTATATCCTCACTGAACAAGGCTGGGTCGACAATTGGAAGGATTATTGAAGAATCACCCGCGGAAAGATGCGGCCAATTGAATGTTGGGGATCACATTCTAGCAGTTAATCATGTCGACATCACTAACGTATGCCATAAGGACATAGTCAATCTGATAAAAGACTCGGGTTACTCTGTGACACTGACAATAGGTTATCCCTTGGATGATTGTTGCAGTACTATGTCGTTATCACAAAAA AAGATTTCGGCTAAtgtgtgtattattatatga